GATCAGCCTGTTTCTTTACCCACACCAGCCTTCAGAGGCAGAGCTGactgatttttaacttttttttcaaaaggaaaaatgGTTCTAAAATTATTGTGCAGGGCTAAAAGCtgtattttggcctttttctggagagaaaagagaactAAAGTGAAAACTATTCATGTGACATCAGTGACAGTGTTGATAGAAATGAAGCTCCTCACATCATTAGACTGTTTCACTTGTTGCTACTGCAGAGAGAACTGACCGCTCAGTAGCCGCACAGCAAAATATTTCAATACAGTCATGTTCAGAGCACATTCTTAGGAGtctcacagaaaacactgagcaAGTGTACACAAAATCACGGGCCaagctttttacattttttaaccctcctgttgtcctcatttatgggcaccaaaaaatattctttccttgtctgaaaaaaatccaaaaatttgcaaaactttcaggaagaaaagtccaataattctttaaaagtttcccttaaaagttttatttaaaaaaaaaaatcccacaaatttggcaagaaaattcttgcaaatattttcaaaaaatgagtaaaaatcttcccaaaaaaatcccaaaaataactaaagtgattccatatatatcagtaaaacttctaatatattctttaaggacattcatataaaaatcaatcaaaatccagcgaaattcactggattttggtagattttttttgtgaatgttcttaaaaaaacatttttaacatttcttttttccaccaaaaaatgttccaagatttcttcaaaatgttgaaaatgtggacatcagaagtttcactgtgaaaatatattttttcacatttccacattccacattttcaaactttaaaacgggtcaattctgacccacaggacgacatgagggttaaacaaaacacaatatgaCATAAAATTCACCAAGCTCAGTCGATGGGATTTCTCCAGCACACGTCTGTCTGGTTTCTCAACCTGTAAGCCGACCAtgaatatgttttgtttgtgtaaacAAAATAGAGAGATGCAAAGTCATTTCCTGAAGCGATTTAAATGACACTTAGTGAAGAAACAGCCACAGAAAACATTCTCAGCTTCAGCTACAGAGCAGTGACCATGGAGAGAATCATCTTATTCGTTTGTCTTTGCGTTGCTGTTGAGGGAGATATAGGAAAACACGTTTTTATCCAAAACAAAGCAACCTGGCCTGAAGCTCAGGCTTACTGTCGACAGCATCACACtgatctgtctttttttaacagtcagaGTGAGATAGACGAGCTTCTAAAAGTTGCAGGTGGAAATCCTTCTCCAGCATGGATCGGCCTTCAGCAAGATCCCAACAACAAAACTGCTTGGAAGTGGTCAGGAGGAGGACACATCACATACCAGAACTGGGAATATACAGAACCAAATAATTACGGGGGCAATGAGAACAATGCATTTATTGTTCAGAATGGAAAATGGTATGATGACAGGAGCAGTAATCCCTACTATTTCTACTGCATGGATGTGAtcgtggaggaggagaagatgtcCTGGGAAGACGCTCTGAGCcactgcagagagaaacaaacTGATCTCCCCAGTCTGCTCTCTGAGACCGACCTGCTTCTGGCCCAGACTGAGATCAAGCACAAGAACATCAGTGAGCAGGTGTGGATGGGTCTGCGTTTCCTGGGTGACCGCTGGATGTGGGTGAACGGTGACCCTCTGGAATACGAGGCCTGGTCCAGACAAGGAGGTCAGGACCACCAGTGTCCAGTCAGGAGACGCTGTGGAGCTTTAACCAGAGACGGACTCTGGGAGAACTGGGACTGTCAAGACAAACTCAACTTCATCTGCGTCTGACACATTCTGAAGAGATAACATATATAATCCTTGTGTCGTCCtgagtcaaaattgacccggtttaaagttagaaaatgtggaaaaaaaaatatattttcacagtgaaacttctgatgtccacattttcaacatttttgtgaaatttttgaacattttttggtggaaaaaaagacatgttaaaaatgtttcaaaatttgtggaatgtttttgctgaatttttggatttttttcagacaaggaaacaatattttttggtgcccataaatgaagacaacaggagggttaaacatatACTGATACATATAGAAATTCATCTAAACTATCATTTGTTATTTGCTTTTCTGTGATGAGACTATATTCATCTGTAATTTTCCAGTTTGGTGGTTTGTACCTGTCAGgtgaagtgtttgtgtgtttcatggcgttgttttgtgactgaaaTTAGAATACATTGTCAGAACATTTGAATAGAGGAGTGATCTTTAAAGTATCCTCTGGTgacattactgtaaaataaagttctAGTGAGAATTAAGATGTTAACCTGTTCATAGCTTGTTGTTTGCAAGAGCAAGCCTGAAAGAATATCTAAATAATGATGTGTTCTGTCCTCTTCTGTTCACTTTCTGTAGTTATTTCAAAGAAACAGTTTCAGCTCAAACATAAATGTTGGAAATAATGCACTTTTTCTTATTCGTATTTGGTGGTTTGTACTTGTCAGGTGAAGGGTTTTGTGTTTCATGACCTTGTCTTCTGATGTAAATTAGAATATGCTGTCAGGACATTTGAATAGATCAGTGGTTTGCAAAATATCCTCTGGTGACGTGAGTACAGAGGTGCtggtaaacttttttttttttctttttttttttttgtctgcatttgttctcattgtttaactccacaagaggggagtcaacattgtatgagatcgatgcatattttagtcttgcagccaaatattttaatatttagtgcatgtgtgtgaccatcaccggccctccctgaaagctaagcagaccttctttattagaattccctattataagccagggagggcagtgctacacctcagtgatgtgtgggggaaacaaagactggacaggacgaacaggacgaacaggatgaacagggatagaaattaacaggcggtgctattgcaattaaagattgtaaggtggtgtgttattcccaactactaactgtcaatcaatttaaaaaaaaaaaaaaaaattaaaaaaattttgaaaaaagaaaagaaatccaaaccagcagaaaagaaaaagagatacaataaataaataattaaacaaacggtactgagcaccataattgtggatgacttgatagtatagaatagaatagaacaggccagaagaggatactagtgcaagagagaatgagtttagggtagagagtctggagagattctcagcacattctggcaggtcccatcattcactgacaatgggactcggcagtagctggcgagacctgatcaaacatgcaagtgtgaaggaccccgaagcccagaacagcaatcacggcaaggcagggccaagccaacagggcacccctccccccgggccgtaggagccacagggtggcgcccccagagagccactggggccaccgtgaacgacgcggacccggagaacaagagggagcagctaccgacacccccagcgcgcccagaccgacccaggcggcccggggcacgaggacccacccgccacccaaaccccaaccccgcccaccccagcccccaccaaaccccccaccccaccacccgacccgcccaaccccaaccccacccccctctccctcccccgagggggccaacggccccacgcagccaggaagccagacacaggggccgagcggcccaccgaagggatggcaaccagcccatcacaaggcaggccgccaccgggagccggtcagaggaaatcggagccgggacccgatgcgagtccagagggtaaaaatggatagtgtggtggggcccggcgacgccaacagggaggcaccccgcataccccccgcaccaggccccaggtgagcgcagtacacccagggcccccactccccgcaatgcgccctgacaacccactgggacagagccaccacatgccaccagcccgcagtacagccacagcgcccaccaggacggccaatccagcccccgcagcccaccaagagccatcgcaccagcctggacctgtcagggcacgcaggagaacacccccccccccccccccc
The nucleotide sequence above comes from Amphiprion ocellaris isolate individual 3 ecotype Okinawa chromosome 8, ASM2253959v1, whole genome shotgun sequence. Encoded proteins:
- the LOC129349503 gene encoding snaclec VP12 subunit B-like, producing the protein MDVIVEEEKMSWEDALSHCREKQTDLPSLLSETDLLLAQTEIKHKNISEQVWMGLRFLGDRWMWVNGDPLEYEAWSRQGGQDHQCPVRRRCGALTRDGLWENWDCQDKLNFICV